Sequence from the Cellulomonas fimi ATCC 484 genome:
TCGCTCGGCTCTCGCGCACCGACCTGGTGGTCGATGCCGAGGGAACGCCGTGGTTCCTGGAGGTCAACGTGGCCCCCGGGATGACCGAGACCTCGCTCTTTCCCCAGGCCGCAGAGGGTGCGGGGCACAACCTTGGAGACTTGTACCGATCGCTGGTGCTGGCTTCTCTGGGCTGACCCCCGCCGACCTGGAGCGCCTTCCCCGGTGACCGTTTGGCCCCGGTTCCTCCCGCTTCTCGGGCGCCCCGTCGTCAGCCCTTGAGCAGGCCCGGGTCCTCGGGCGCGAACGACTCCAGGATCCGGTTGAGGTCCTGCACCGAGGCGAACTCCACCGTGAGGCGCCCACGCGTCTTGCCGAGCGACACCTTGACCCGCGTGTCGAACCGGTCGGACAGCCGCGCCGCGAGGTCGTCGAGCGCGGCGTTGCGGTCACCGGCACGCGGCGCGGCGCGGCGAGCCGGCGTCGCGCCGTCGACGCCCATCGAGACGATCTCCTCGACCGCGCGTACCGACAGGCCCTCCGCGACGATGCGCTGCGCGAGACGCTCGATCGCCGCGCCGTCGCTCAGACCGAGCAGCGCCCGGGCGTGCCCCGCCGACAGGACGCCCGCTGCAACCCGCCGCTGCACGAGCGGCGGCAGCTTCAGCAGACGCAGCGTGTTGGAGATCTGCGGTCGCGACCGGTGGATCCGCGTCGCGAGCTCCTCGTGCGTGCAGCCGAAGTCGTCGAGCAGCTGCTGGTACGCGGCCGCCTCCTCCAGCGGGTTGAGCTGGGCGCGGTGCAGGTTCTCCAGGAGCGCATCGCGCAGCAGGTCGGAGTCCTCGGTCTCCCGCACGATCGCCGGGATCGTGTCGAGGCCCGCCGCCTGCGTCGCGCGCCAGCGCCGCTCACCCATGATGAGCTCGTAGCCGTCGCCGACGGCGCGCACGACGACCGGCTGCAGCACGCCGATCTCCCGGATAGACCCGACCAGCTCCTCGAGCGCGTCCTCGTCGAAGACCGTTCTCGGCTGCCGCGGGTTCGGGCGGATCGAGGTGACCGGCAGCTCCGCGAACCGTGCGCCCGGGACCTCGACCAGCCCGTCGATCTCCGCAGCCGGCAGCGCCGCGGGGCCCGACGGCGTCCCGGTCGTCGGGCTCGTCGCGTCGCCTCCACCGACCACCGCGCCGGGATCGCCGGAGCCGTCCACGACGTCCACGCCTGCGGCGTCACGCCCGACAGGCCCGTCGGTCACCACGCCGTCGGACGTCGCGCCGTTCGTGGTCGGCGTGCCGTTGGTTCCGGCCGTCCCCTCCACGGGGGCACGCTCGGTGACGAGCGTGGCAGCCGCTGCTGCCGCCGCCGCATCGGCGGCCTCGCGCTTGGCGTCCGGGAAGAACACGTCCACCGGCCGCTCCCCGGAGGGACGCTGCCCGTCGAGCCCGGTGGGGATGAGGGCGCCGAGCCCACGCCCCAGTCCGCGTCGCTTCTCGCTCACTGATCCTCCAGGTGTGCGGCCATCACGGGCTCGCCGGCGTGCGGGTAGGACTGCTGGTCGGCGCGGTGCTCAGCCGAGGGCGCACCGTTCGTCGGGGCCGGCGCACCCGTGTCCGACGCCAGTGCCGCCTCGGGACCGGCATCGGCGCCCGCGGCACCTCGCTCCGCGATCTCGCGGGCCGCCTCGAGGTACGCGAGCGCGCCCGTCGACCCCGCGTCGTACGTCATGACCGTCTGGCCGTAACTCGGCGCCTCCGAGATGCGCACCGACCGCGGCACGGTCGTGCGCAGCGTCCGGTCGGGGAAGTGCGTCCGCACCTCGTCGGCGACCTGCTGCGCGAGGTTGGTCCGCGCGTCGTACATCGTCAGCAGGATCGTCGAGACATGCAGGTCGGGGTTGAGGTGCGCCTGGATCAGCTGGATCGACTTCAGGAGCTGGCTCAGGCCCTCCAGCGCGTAGTACTCGCACTGGATCGGGATGAGCACCTCACGGGCGACGACGAACGCGTTCACCGTCAGCAGGCCCAGGCTCGGCGGGCAGTCCACGAAGACGTAGTCGATCGGCTCCAGGCCCGTCTCCACACGCCACTGCAGGTAGCGGTCGAGCGCGTTCCGCAGGCGCGTCTCCCGCGCGACCATCGAGACCAGCTCGATCTCCGCGCCCGAGAGGTCGATCGTCGCGGGCAGGCACCACAGGTTCGGGACGTCCGGACTCGGCTGCACGGCCTCGGCGATCGAGGCTCCGTCCACGAGCACCTCGTAGATCGACGGCGTCCCGGCGCGGTGGTCGATCCCCAGAGCCGTCGACGCGTTGCCCTGAGGGTCGTTGTCGAGGACCAGCACGTTGAGGCCCGCCTGAGCGAGAGCCGCCGCGAGGTTCACGGTCGTCGTCGTCTTGCCGACGCCGCCCTTCTGGTTCGCGACCGTGATCACGCGCGTCTGCGCCGGACGCGGGAAGCGCCGCCCGCGCAGCTCGATGCGACGGCGGGCGTCCTGCTGGAGCTCGGCCATCAGCGGCGTCTCCGCATCGGCCTGAGGCAGGCTCTCGACGAGTGCGGCGCGTCGACGCTCGTCCGGGTCGACCGGCTCAGCTCCGAGAGCGTCGGCATCACCCGCGCCGGCGGGCGTGTGGTCCAAGGTCACGTCGTGCTCGTTCTCGTCGTGCGCGGGCGCGCTGGCGTGGGAGCCGCCCGACGGGCCGGCGTCCGCTCCCCCGTCGTGCTCCTGCGACCCGTCGGTGCGGATGGGCGCGGGAGTGGCGTCGAGGTCGACGGCGTCCGCGTGCGGAGGGGCGTCCTGCGCGGTCGAGCCGTCGTCGGGGGTGCTGGACGATTGTGCCTCATCTATGGCCGCTACCGGCGTCGCGAGGGCATCGTCCGGGGTGAAGATCCGAGGCCCAGCGCCGTCGGCGTCGCCGCGACCGTCGAGCGCCGTCGTTTCACGTGAAACAGGCGCCGCGCCGTCAGGCCACGCGGGGTGCCTGGCGTGCGCTGCAGGCTCCGGCTGAGGCTCCAGCGCCGGCTCCGGCTCCCGGCCGGGCTCTAGGTCGGCGGGGCCCGCCGACTCCGCGTGGGCCCCCGTGCGCTCCGTCATCTCAGAAGGAGCACCGGGTCCCACGAAGCCGTCCACGGAAGGATCGCTGTGCGGATGACGTTCGGGTGCCGCGTCTCCGCTCAGGGGGTCGACACCGTCGACGCCCGCACCGTCGCCCGGGAGGTGGGAGGCCTGCGCTCCTCCGGCCAGCGCGGGCTCGGAGCTCGTCGACACGTCCGCGGCGCTGCCGCTCGGCAGCCATGGCGGGATCGAACCGCCGGAGCCGACTCCAGGCAGCCGGTCGGGCTCGGCTGCGACCGGCTCTGCCTTGCGCTTCTTCCTACCGAACACGTTCCGCCTCCCGTACGACCCTGACGACCCGCGTCGGGTCCACGCCCGCGATCGTCGGCGCCAGCACCACCTCGGCAGGGCCGGCCCCCCACTTCTTGCCTGCATACCGCGCCTCGCCGACCTCCTGCTCGGCCTTGTCGCCCTTGAGCGCGACGAGGACGCCGCCCACGCGCAGGAGCGGCAGTGCGAGGCGGTAGAGCTTGTCGAGGGCAGCGACAGCGCGTGCGGTGACGGCGTCGGCCACGAGCCGGCCATGAACCTCTTCGGCGCGGGCGCGCTCGACGACCACGTTGTCGAGAGAGAGACGGTCCGCGACCTCACGGAGCCAGTCGGTACGCCGCTCCATGGGCTCGAGCAGCACCACCTCGCACGACGGACGCATCGCGGCGATGACGACGCCCGGCAGACCCGCCCCGCTGCCCAGGTCGACGATCCGTCCGGTCTCCGGCAGGAAGGGGACGGCGGCCGCCGAGTTGAGCAGGTGCCGGGCCCACAGTCGCGACACCTCACGCGGTCCGACCAGGCCGCGCAGCACACCCTCGTCGGTGAGCATCGCGTGGAAGCCGGAGACGGCCAGCCAGGCGGCACCGAAGTACTCGCGCACCGCGGCGTCGTCGTTCAGCGGGTCGCCGGGGATCTCCTCGAGCGATGCGTCGCTCACCCTCACTCCCCCGTTTCACGTGGAACATCGGCCGACTCCCGACGCCCGCGGTCGTGACGGCCAGTGCGTCGAGCACCACGGTCGAGACCCGCGTGGCCGGGACGCCCCACCGTACCGTGCGGGCTCATCACCCCCCGGGACCATCCGAGGCGGGTCGCCGCCGACTAGCGGATCGCTGCCGCCCGACGCCGTTGATGTCACGCGCACGGTCGGCATCGCCCCACGACGCGCGCGCCTTCGCCCCTGACGTGGGCATGTCCTCGCTCGCCCTCGCCCCCGCTAGACCAGCGGTCGCTTCGCGGTCTTCACGCCTGCCAACGCGTCGAGCAGGCAGCCGGCGGACGTCGACGCCCCAGGAGCGACCGTGCACCCGGGACAGCGATGTGCGCCTCCGGCGGCCACTGAACCGCCCGGTGGCCCTCTGGTCGCATCCGGCGGCCCAGCGCGTGTCACCGGTCATGCCCCCGCAGGCGAGCCGCTAACGCGTGCAGCGCTTCATGCCGTAGCGCCGCGCACACCACGTGCCACGTGTTTCACGTGAAACGCTCCCCGCGCCGGCGTCACGCCTCGAGAGACGTCTCCACGACATCGTGGCCCCGCTGGACTCCATCGGAACGTCACTCCGCCCCGGCCGCACCGTCCTCGTGGGAACGACTTTGGTGCGTCGACGGCAGAGTCTTCGTGCAGCCTCCGTCGTTGCGTCGGCTGCACAGCCTCCTGGCAAACCGAGGCCGCGATGCGTCGACTGCACTGCCCTCTCGCGATCGAGACCGGTTGCGTCGACCGCCCAGCAGTCTCGCGACCGAGACGAGTTGCGGCGACCGCACAGCCCTCGCGCAACCGAGACGAGTTGCGGCGACCGCCCAGCAGTCTCGCGACCGAGACGAGTTGCGGCGACCGCACAGCCCTCGCGCGACCGAGACGAGTTGCGGCGACCGCACAGCCCTCGCGCGACCGAGACGAGTTGCGGCGACCGCACAGCCCTCGCGCAAGCAAGACCGGACACGGCGACCGCACCGCCCTATCGCAACCAAGCCCGACACGGCGACCGCACGGGCGTCTCGTAACCAAGACCAGGTGCGTCGATTGCGCGGTGCTCCAGCAACCGGCCGCGATTCGTCGCACAGTCCCCTAGCAACCAACGCCGGGTGCATCCACGGCACTGGCCCCTCGTTGCCGATGCAGTTGCGTCGATCGCACAATGCGCCATCGACCAACCTCGGCGCGTTGGCGGAACAGTGTTGGCGGAACAGTACGGAGTGCATCGAGGCACGGCGCCCTGGCAGCGGACGTCGGTGCGTCGGCCGCACGGTGCCCTGGTACCGACTCGCGGGCTGCACCTGTGCTACCCCGTCGGATCGCCCTCGCGCTGCCACCTTCCAGTCTGCTGGCCCTGGCGCCTCGCTACGTGGCCCTGCTCCGCAGCCGAAGACCCTCGGGTACCGGCTTCTCGACGTTGGGCCTGCGCATCCCCGTAGCTCCCGATGCGGACCACCACCCGCTTGACCGTGCCGCGCCCCGACTCATGCGGGCTCTCGTCGGCCCGAGAGGGCCCGCCACAGCGGCGCCGCGCGATGGGCTCGCTCCGTCCAGTCCAGAGCTCCACGATCAATGCCCAGTCCCCGGCGCGGCGCCATCCTCCGTAGCGACAGCCCGGCGCCCGTCGGACCGGGCTACCGCGCGCCTCCAGCCCGCGTCCGGACGCGCGGCGAACCCTGACCACTACGGCACATATGTCGCTCAACGGCGACCACGCAGCGGCGATCAGCCACGGCCGGACGGTGTCCGGCGACACCGCCGCGCGTATCTCCAGCCGCCGTCGTCCCCGACCCTGTGCGGTGCACTGGCGGGGACGCCTTTCCTCGGTTCTGGGCCGCTCTCAGGCACCCGCGTTTCACGTGAAACCTCGGCGCGTACTGCGTGGTCCGGAGCACGGGCGGACGCTGACGCCAGGTCCGGAGCCAGCAGCGGACCCGCGGTGCAGACAGACCCGCGGTGCAGCGGCGAATCCACCACCCGTCGCGAACGCCAGCCCGACCCACTCCACCTCACGTCACCCGCCGCCGCTCACTCGCGAGGCGCCAGGTACCAGTCGCGTCGACGCGGAGCCGAGAGCCGGCCTGAACGATGTCGCGCGACCTCACAGACTCACGCGCCTCCCACGCCAGCACCCGGGCTGAGGAGCTCCCCTCCCCTGCTGGGAGCACCGGAACGTCCTCCCCGCTTGGAGCACGGCGCGTTGGGCCGGTCCCGCGTCCCGAGCGCCTTCGGTCTGTGGCAGCCGCGGTCCGTCTAGGCCGGCATAGTCTGGGTACGAGCAACGCGGACCTCCTCGGGCGCTCGCGTGCCTGGTCCGATACCGCCCGACTGTCGTCGGCACGCCTCTCTCCCTGTACCCGACTCGGGACATCAGTCGCCCTCGGCCCTCTCACCGTCGCGGCGCTCCTCTCGCCTCCCGGCTCCCCGCTCCCCGCTCCCGCCTCCCCGCTCCCAGTTCCCGCCTCCCGGCTCCCCGCTCCCAACTCTCGGCTCCCCGCTCCCAGCTCCCGCCTCCCGGCTCCCCGCTCCCCGCTCCCGGCTCCCGGCTCCCGGCTCCCGGCTCCCGGCTCCCGGCGAGGCTGTACCGCAATCCGTCCCGCGCGGCGCCAACGTAGGTTCGGGTTGTCGCCCTTTCCCGGACCAGCGCGTGGAGCGCGTTCGCCCATGACGCATAGCCGGTTTCCATGGGAGGACGCGCGCCCTCGGTTTCGACTGCCGTCGGAGTAGCCGCTCCGACGAGCTCGAACGAGCAGAGCACTGCGACACCACGGCCCATGCGGAGCCTCCCGTCGATCAGACCGGCTCACTCGCAGCGGTCGACGCGTGCGGCGCCATCGACTGCGTCCCGTCGCTGGACAAGAGAGCCGATCCCATTCACACGACGGATGCGAGCAAGCACGCCCGCGCGGCCCTGCATCACATGCGCGCAGCGCGATACCGCTCCGACGTGGCGCCGAGCGACGCAGGTTCCGCCGGTGATCCCGGGCGCGCTTTGCACGAGCGGTCTGCGACACGGCGCCGGCCGGGCGAGTCAACCGCCACCCGTCACGAGCGAGGCCAGGACGCTTCCACGCCGCCCGCCGTGACAGCGGCGCGTTCCGCACACGCCGCGACACGAAGCGACCACCCGCGGCGGGGCGACCCTCGCCGCCTCACGTGACGACCGATGCCGCGCAGACCGTCGTCAAGCCACGTGAGGACCGAGCCGGTAGCAGCCCGTCGTGGACGCGGACAAGAACCAAGCCATCACGGACGCTGTACGCCGCGGCGGTGAGACTCTCGAAGTCCCCCTCAGTAGCCAGTGACGGCCAAGACCCACGACCTCCACGCCCGACTCGACATCCCCGCCCGCGGCCGCCCGTCGCCGGATCCCTATGGGCCCCCTACCACCACCCCGCCGAACGAGCGTGTGCGGCCCCACGCCGCGGGGAGCCAGCTGCTCGGCACATCGCGACGTCCGTACGAGTGCGAGCGCGTTCGGTCTGGTGAGCCAGAGCCCGCGGGACAGGCACCGGGTCGGGACAGGCACCGGGTTGGCTCTCTTCCCGCAATGTTCCACGTGAAACGGCGTCAGAGCAGTACCGCTCGGTTCCCACGGCGAAGGAGCGCTGCGGGGAGACTCCGGCGCGGCGAGCGAGCGGCGGCGGGACCCTGGCACAGGGAGGCAGTGCACACGTCTCCCACGCGCGACGTGCCACTCGGCCCCGCCGCTTGATGGGCGGGCTGGCCTGAGCCGGAGCTACGACTCTGGTGTCGACTGGGTCGCATCGCCCCGACGGGCTACTGGGTCTGTCCCGTCCTGGTCCTCCGAGGAACAGGAAGAGGAGGAGCCGCGTGCCTTGCGACACCTCCGTGCGCGCTCCGCTGCCTGGGCCCGCACACGGCGGGACGGGCCGCGCGACGCGAGGAGGTCGAGCACTCGAAGGTCGGTCGCGGTGCGGCTGGCTTCGTGTTGAGCCCAGCGGCTCCACCTGTCAGCCGGTTCGAAGGAGCCGGCTTCACCCAGGGCGGCAGCGCGAACCCGCGCGACGTCCCGAGCCCGCTGCTCGGCCATGACCTGCTCTCTGCTTCCCGGGGCAAGGACGCCGAGCGCCGAGACTGCGAGTGCAGGATCGTCGCCCTCGATGAAGCTGAACACGGGGCCCAGTGCCATGCCTTGAGCGGGTTCCGCGCGAAGCGCCTCGAGCAGCAGCTGGTGCAGTGACGGGTCCTCCAGCGCAAGGCGATAGGCGTCCCAGTGGGCGTAGCCGTGCTCGGAAGTGCGCTCTTCCTCGACCAGGCGCTGGCCCAGTCGGCGCCGCAGCTCCTGGTAGGCGACGGCCGCAACCATGGCGTCGCGGGTCCACTCGGGTGAGTCTCAAACCGCCTGATCTGCTCGCCCCGAGTCGTCCATCCCCCGAGTATCGCGTGGTACCGCCACCGTCCCGGACCCCTCACCCACCTAGCGCACGTCGGTGCCGTGTGAAGAGCCGCCCCGGAGTGCTCCGACCGCTAGTGGCGCCGCGTGTCCACGCCTCTGGTTTCACGTGGAACAGCTGGCGCGCGCCGAGTGATGCGACGTGCGCGCGCCTGAGCCCAGCTCCAGGAGTACCGACGGACACGCGGCCGGAGAGGCGCGGGAACGCCGCGCCGAGGGGAGCAGACACCGACGCCGGACGAGGTCTAGACG
This genomic interval carries:
- a CDS encoding ParB/RepB/Spo0J family partition protein — translated: MSEKRRGLGRGLGALIPTGLDGQRPSGERPVDVFFPDAKREAADAAAAAAAATLVTERAPVEGTAGTNGTPTTNGATSDGVVTDGPVGRDAAGVDVVDGSGDPGAVVGGGDATSPTTGTPSGPAALPAAEIDGLVEVPGARFAELPVTSIRPNPRQPRTVFDEDALEELVGSIREIGVLQPVVVRAVGDGYELIMGERRWRATQAAGLDTIPAIVRETEDSDLLRDALLENLHRAQLNPLEEAAAYQQLLDDFGCTHEELATRIHRSRPQISNTLRLLKLPPLVQRRVAAGVLSAGHARALLGLSDGAAIERLAQRIVAEGLSVRAVEEIVSMGVDGATPARRAAPRAGDRNAALDDLAARLSDRFDTRVKVSLGKTRGRLTVEFASVQDLNRILESFAPEDPGLLKG
- a CDS encoding ParA family protein — translated: MPQADAETPLMAELQQDARRRIELRGRRFPRPAQTRVITVANQKGGVGKTTTTVNLAAALAQAGLNVLVLDNDPQGNASTALGIDHRAGTPSIYEVLVDGASIAEAVQPSPDVPNLWCLPATIDLSGAEIELVSMVARETRLRNALDRYLQWRVETGLEPIDYVFVDCPPSLGLLTVNAFVVAREVLIPIQCEYYALEGLSQLLKSIQLIQAHLNPDLHVSTILLTMYDARTNLAQQVADEVRTHFPDRTLRTTVPRSVRISEAPSYGQTVMTYDAGSTGALAYLEAAREIAERGAAGADAGPEAALASDTGAPAPTNGAPSAEHRADQQSYPHAGEPVMAAHLEDQ
- the rsmG gene encoding 16S rRNA (guanine(527)-N(7))-methyltransferase RsmG — encoded protein: MSDASLEEIPGDPLNDDAAVREYFGAAWLAVSGFHAMLTDEGVLRGLVGPREVSRLWARHLLNSAAAVPFLPETGRIVDLGSGAGLPGVVIAAMRPSCEVVLLEPMERRTDWLREVADRLSLDNVVVERARAEEVHGRLVADAVTARAVAALDKLYRLALPLLRVGGVLVALKGDKAEQEVGEARYAGKKWGAGPAEVVLAPTIAGVDPTRVVRVVREAERVR